Part of the Vigna unguiculata cultivar IT97K-499-35 chromosome 3, ASM411807v1, whole genome shotgun sequence genome, taaattttagtgtCGATCAATTACAATGCCAATAACACGTTGTTCTTCAAGTGAACAccaagcaaaaaaaaaaaaaacatcattcaAGTGTATAAAGAACTTACTCCATGTTATCAACAACTTTTGCTTTCAAGGAAGCTTCTTCACTCTAGCAACCTACAAGACCGGTCATCATCTCCACACACAAAAGAGGAAACCAAGGTACAATAAGTAAGACTTAGGACTCACAATCACCAAATATTGCCTTGGGTGATTAAAGAGCTTCCCAATCAAAAGAGCATAAGGGGATCTCTAGAAATATCCAAATCTAACGATGAGTTTTTAGAGAGGAGATTCATTGGCGAGACATAACACCAAATAAACCTGAACCTAACCTACGTACATAAGGAATTGACACCACTTTCAACCTAAAACCTTAAGAAAATGAGTTTATAGGTCTTTTTTACCTTATATATTgctcaactttttcaattctatCTAATATAggacttagactcatacttggATTCCCAACAAACATCACCACCACAAACATAAGGAGAGATTAAAAACAATTCAAAGGTTTGAAAAACCGAAAACAAACTTAAGAATGTGCCATTTTTTCTTAGACAcctaaaacaattaatattaaacaaaagATTTGAGGTCCTTTTTTTCTTGAATgcctaaaataattaatactaaaagaaaaaaattgaaacaattttttagAAACCATAAGAAAGGATTTTACATGTTTGGATCTTGAGTTGGCCAAGAGAAACGACTGTTATTGCACATAAGTATTTCCTCAAACAAATACTTGATTATGCTACAAGgatcaatttttgtttgagtACTCTTTGGTCAAAGTCTTTGGTTAAGTGTACAACAACAAAGTAATACTTTTTACGTGTAAATTCaccaaagaaaaataatagattaacaattttattttaacaaattacttatttaagtaaaaaagtactactttattattttattttagttaaaaaataaaattttaataaactttgtcaaatttattaaaataattttgttcaaaagataattttccttCCCGAAATTTACAACACTTCTAATGCATAATACATTTGTATGAATACATTTGTATGCATGAGTCTAAGGAGTGAAAGGGCAATCCAGACATTTGCCAAGGCCAACGTGTCTTTTTGAAAagactaataataatttttattgttcaCATGATTTCTCACTCCCattctatttaaataaaagaacgctcaaaacaaataaagcataaaatacacaaaatatAGTTAAGTAACGCCATTATGAATTTAAATCTTGGAAGAAAACATTAACTACAAGATTAGGAAAAATgttattaatcataaaattagatataaaaattGTGCATTAAATAGtgcaaataatattatcaatacaCGGGTGAAAAGGATgtaataagttttatattttcagtttccaaaaattattaataacaatatttttatatttttagataaatgttaaatttaaaacgGCCCTTGACCAAGAAAGAAAGCCTATGTAGTAGTACAATTGATTTCGTGAATACTtgtcgttatttttattttaaactctcattataaaaatataacatattttgatACAAGTTTTGTACGGAttctaaaaactttaaattgtttagaagaattaaattatttttataaattagatagtTATATCaaactattattatataattaaaaattctcTCATCATAATTCTGTGTTTTTTGGGTTAACGGTAAGGAGATACAATCACAATGAGCACTGCCTAAGCATAAAAGGAACAGTGATGGTCCAAGGTTGGTGGACCCAAgaatctgaatttttttttttttctttttattgaaaGGGTATTTGAATCGAACGTTCAAACCACAAACAGTGTCAGTGTTGTTGTTGTAGTAGTTGAGAGCTCATACTTTTGGAAAGCAGAACAAAGCAGCAGAACAGAGTGTGTCTGTCTCCATCTGTATGCACTTTGGACAATTGGAACCATCTCTTCTTTTTACACTCTCAACCACCATCTTCCAACCTTCACTCACTTCAACTTTATTTTCCTCTGATTGCCAAAGGGTATGTTTAGTTTCTCATAATTATCCTCATTCTCATCAAAGTCTGCGCCTTTGGCAGACTCTCTGTTGTTTCGATTTTCAATTCTGAATTTAGTAACGTTTTTGAGGTTTGTGTCTGAAGGCTGCGGAAAAGGTGCTGTTAATAGAGGAAAACAGCTTCTTTGGAAGAAATGGGTTGTTGGAATTCAGACATGAATTTgtacattttcttcttttcaatgTTGATTTTCGGTGCAACTTTCTGTGTTGCGGACACTGATCCTCTTGATGGTATAGTATAATTCAGGGTTCTGattttttagtttctttctaattttatgATGCTCTGTTTCGGTCAGACTAAAGCATCACCAGAATTCTGTTTGCATGTGTTAGCTAAACGTTTTCTTTGAATGTGATTATTGTTCACACTTCACAGTTGCGGCAATCAATAGTTTGTATGTGGCTCTTGGCTCACCACCCCTCGAGGGGTGGAAAGCCATAGGAGGAGATCCATGCTTGGAACAATGGGAAGGTGTGCGTTGTGTCTTCTCCAACATAACTGCTTTGTATGTCTCTCCTCACTTCCTTAAACTATTGTTGGTTGTTCGGTCTTGTTTTGTgttctattttcttaaatagtacactgttttttatcttttactttcTGTTCTTGAATTGTTTAATTGATAAAGATGAATGTGATCCCTTTGGGATACGGCtctctaaaatttatatttgggTTGGCAGGCTACTGGGAGGCATGAGTTTAAGTGGACAACTGGGAAGTAATTTGGATTTCCCATCCATCATAGAATTGTAAGTGTGTTTGATTTTTCAAGAAACGGTGAAAACCATTATCATTTCTTTCAAAACCAATGAATTCagtattatatatttgaatcaGGTAATGCAcactattattttcttttattttccccGTTGAAATTATGAACTTCTGAATGCCATGTCCATTTTCCTTGCCAAGAATGATTGGCTTCTGAGTAAAGATGTTTGAATATAACCTTCCATGCAATAGAGCCTGTTTTAGAGCCTATTAAACCTGTAACCACAATTTGAGAATCAACTTAGACCTCCATAGTTTGAATTCCTTAACTAAACATAGCTCCACATAAACTCCCTATAATTCTGCCACCAAAGCTGAAGTTCTCACTATCTTTTTTGCATAACCTATTACCCACCTTTCTTGTTCACCCCTTACAACTTCAGCACATCTTCCCTTTTGACTGAGACTTGCGGCTTATTCTGCGTGACAGAGGGACTTGAGGGGCTTAATTTTTCCATGTTGGCTTTGTTCAATTCCCATTGCTGATAAATTACCTCTCATGGCTTGAAGTCTCTCACAAAATTAGGGTCATTTAGTTGCCAATTTCTCCATCTCCCATTTAGTAGTAGCTGTGCGCCCAAAGTCATCCAGCTTGCTATACTGTTCATAGCCTGGGccagattttattttatccaaTTCTGCAACTTTTAGTTAAGAATCTGCTCTTATTTTCGGCATCTATGATGTGTTACCATATTTGGAAAGCTGTTGGACAATCTCTCAAAGCGTGTAAAGTTGTCTCCTCCATCTATAAATAATGTTGGCATGCTGAGTTCGTTGCTTTCCATTTGGATATCTGTAGATTAGTAAAAATTCTATCATGTGTGATCCgccaaataaaaattttcattctttcaGGTGCTTTAATTCTCCAAATCTTGTTCCTAATATCATTAAAttgcaaattttgaaaattatttaatattttttaagcatTTGCTGCTGTAAATTCCCCTTTTTTGTTGGCTGCCCAAATCATTTTATCTTCAGTAGCCTACTGTGATTCTTTGGACTGCTTAAGAGGGTAAAAATCTGTTTAGAAGCCATGTATTCCAACACCCATTTTTCCCAATCAGATCTATTATAGATCTTGACTAAGAAGAAATAACTTTGTCTTGCATTGCATGATTTCAAATATGGAATATTGAAATTGTTGCATTTCTTTTGTatactttcttatttttggttCTGTAATTGTGCTTTCATTTTCATGAAAACCTCAAGAAGCTTTCTATTCCTCAATTGGGCAGGGATCTTAGCAACAACCAGATTGGAGGGGCCATTCCATCCACTTTGTCCCCTACTTTAAGGAACTTGTAAGTTTTCTTTAATCACCAAATTGTGACTTGTTTTATTGTACTGGCTATTGCTAAATCATTTGTATTGATATCCATAATTGATTATCCTAATGCTAGTTTCTATGtttctttttataactttagGTCACTCTCAGCTAATCAATTAAATGGAAGCATTCCAGATGCCTTGTCCTCATTAACTCAATTGTCAGACTTGTGAGTTTATAGCATTGCTTATCTCCATGCtaagttgttatatttttacataatctGTTTCTTCATTTTGAATATGATGCCACCTTTAGGTCATTAAAAGATAACCATCTGAAAGGAGAAATTCCAGATGCATTTCTACACTTCACTGATTTGGTGAATATGTAAGAAAATGTCTTAAATCACATTGATATTTCAGTGTCTATTTTTTCCACCATGACAAATCCTGCTCCTTGCTACAGGGATCTGTCTGGAAACAACTTGAGTGGTCAGCTGCCTCCTTCAATGGGGAATTTGTCATCTCTTACCACATTGTGAGTAAACTTTTACCAACTAAGAAGTTGTGCTTTCGTACTTGCTAAATGAAAGGAAtacatcttttaaaatttttatttattttgcagaCATTTGCAGAACAATCAACTTTCTGGGACCCTTTTTGTTTTGCAGGACCTCGCTCTTCAGGATCTGTATATTTCTCAGAAACCATAATCTCTTTGTAGACATAGAAATGAGTCAAATGACTGTTGTCTATATACCTATCTACTATTTATGCTTAGGATGTTTAAACTGTGTTTAAGTTACACTGTGAATTTATAATCATGTAGGAATATAGAGAACAATATATTCTCTGGGCCAATTCCTCCGGAGTTGTTGAGTATCCCTAATCTGAGGTGAGTCATGGCTTACACTTTGGacatttatttttctgctcTAAATGGTATTTTAGTCAAACTCCTTTCTTTCTCTGGCTAAACTGAAATCTTTGTTCAAGTATTATTATTGTCCTTCATGGAGATATTACATTCGAAATTTTCTACTTTAGCtttatatctataaaatataaagcCATATGCTAAGATTATCCTTTTACAGATTATTGAAGCCTTTTTATTTTTGGCTTAGCTTCTTTTGCATAAGGCCTTGTggtaaaataaattcattcaaattcCCATTACCAGATCTCTCATACAAGTTAGTTATAGTAGCATTTACCTTGCAGAAAAGATGGGAATCCGTTTAATACTACTATCATTCCATCACCTCCAGCTGCTTCCCCTGCACCCCTTGCTATGGCTCCTTCCCCTGCAATATCACCTTGGAAAGTGGCCAATAATCCATCTGCTACCACCATAAAAGCACCAATGCCTGCAATTGCTGAGAGGTCTTTCAGAACCAAGAAATTAGTTTGGATTGTTGGTGCaggatttttaatatttattgcaTTAGGAGTTTGTCTTCTAATGTTGTGGTTCTTTAAGAGAAAACCAGAGAACAAGAGTTATAAGAAACATAACATGAACGTGTATAAAAGATCTTTGCATAAACGTACAAGCAGTGACTCCCCTTTTGAAGCAACTGATGATGAGGAGAAAGGTAAATCTGATGATGAATCTTCTATTCTTTTAGTGTGTTACCTGTTGTAATATAACTTCTTAAACTCCATTTGCAATTCAAAAAATCATACTCTATATGGGGTGAAGTACATGGCAAAAGAATTTCTTCAATTTCAGAATGCAATAATAACATTTACGTATTGAACAACAATGCAGGATGGAGTTCAAAACTTCCACCCTTGCAGCCAGCACCACCACATCAACTTCCAATCATCCCTGGAGAGAATTTGATCATTAATCGAGCTATATTTGGTGAAGCAACCAAAAGACAAATTGTAACAAATTCCATCAAAGTTTATACTGTTGCATCACTTCAGCAATACACAAATAGTTTTTCCCTAGAAAATTATATTGGGGAAGGCATGCTTGGCCCTGTTTATAGGGCTGAACTCCCTGATGGAAAGgtaatgtttttttagtttatcaTAATTGGGCATTCTTATGTCAATGGAATGAAAGGGAAAAAGagttaaattttcaatttgagttaatttttttatttattcaagcagcattatttaaaattaaagggAAACACCAGACATTTGTTCATCTTTTTTGCTCTCTCTTAATAGTTTGAACGGTATTTCTTTTCCTCTACTACCCTTAAATTCAGAAGATTAGTTTCAAGTTTAAACTGCGCTTCTCAATGTCGAAATAAAGACATGCTAGTAGATCCCTTGTTGTTAGTTAGTTCAATCTTCCATAGTCTCAAAGATGCATAGCAGTTTCATACTTGACAgacattattttttgtaatgaatCTGATGCTTTATGATTTTTGAAGATTTTTTCTATTGTGCTCACTTGACATGATCAGTTGCTAATTATTTTACTAGTTTCACTCATTCAAGTGGAGCTTCATATGCTCACATCATTCAAACTATCTTCATTGTAGTTACTGGCAGTTAGGAAGCTGAATATTACTGCTTCTATTGGCCTAAATCACGAACAGTTTCTTCAATTAGCTTCCAGTGTCTCCAAAATTCAACATGCTAATATTGTAAAGCTTATGGGTTACTGTGCCGAGCATAGCCAACACCTACTTGCATATGAGTATTGCAGTAATGGCACCCTTCATGATGCATTGCATTCAGATGCTAAACTTCAGATTAACCTTTCATGGGATGATCGCATTCAAGTGTCACTTGGAGCGGCAAGAGCTTTAGAGTAAGTTTAGCATTTAGTCACAAATCATTAACTCCTTCATGTAACTTGATAAACTCAATATTGTTAGTGAACAATGCCATCTTTTCTGGAGGTTGGAAACATATTTTTATGtcaagtattaaaaataatatcttaagTCATGCAATATATACAATCCTTGCAAGGTAGTTTTGTCATTTTCTTGACAGCATTAATTTTGATCATCTCCTTTCTTCTCATAAATAAGGTATTTGCATGAGTACTTTCAGCCACCTATTGTGCACGGAAACTTTACATCTGCTAATGTACTCCTCAATGACAAGTTGGAAGTTCAGGTCTCTGATTGTGGATTAGTTTCTTTACTATCTTCGGGCTCCTCTAGTCGGGTAACTCTTCagctttaattttttcacttaatTTCAAACCGATGCATACATAGTTCTGGGATTGGGAGTTTTGGTTCTTCTATGCTTTTTAGatggaaaattatgttttaacaaAGTTTGGTTGATTTTGACAATATACACGTGGTAGCACCTCAATGCACACTTGGTTGAAAAAGGTTTGGTGTATGTTGAAAAATAAACTTTGTCAAACTTTGTCAAAGTATCATAGtcctttttaaatatactttgtGACATTCTTGTAttcttaataaatatgaaagaatAGGAACATGTGTTTGGATTCCAAGTTGTCCCTAAGGGTTAACTTTTCTccatttttgttcatttttggCTAACACTAGTGCATCTATTTTCAGTTGTCGGGACACCAACTCACAGGTAATGGTTACAGTGCCCCAGAATATGAGAATGGAAGTTATACACTGCAAAGTGATGTCTTTAGCTTCGGAGTTGTAATGCTTGAACTTCTCACTGGCCGAAAATCCTATGACAGGTTAGCATTCCTTTTAGTGATTAAACACTTGTGTTTAACAAAGTCGTAATTGAAGGGTTGGATTTGGCTAAGGCACCATTAATTATGTGTGATTGTAGCTCACTGCCTCGTGGAGAACAGTTTTTGGTGAGATGGGCAATCCCTCAACTCCATGACATAGATGCATTGTCAAAAATGGTCGACCCCTCTTTAAATGGAGAGTATCCTAAGAAATCCTTGTCACGTTTTGCAGACATTATTTCTTCATGTATACAGGTAATTTTCTCTCTACTTTTATGCCAAATCCAATAACAGATGTTGAAGTCACTCAACTTGTCTCATGATTCATTGTACAAATGTAATCTTCAATGATTAAATATTGAGCCTGCTTTCACTAAAAAACCAATGATTTAAACCAATTAAAGTGGGTTGGTTTACCTTTTGGCCCTGTCATTTGTAGTCTAAAAATTCTCATTTGTTTAGTTTAAATGGAAATGTGCGAGCCATAACATAACATTAAGTGTCAATATACTAAGATGATGGGTTCATTACGggaatattat contains:
- the LOC114176845 gene encoding protein STRUBBELIG-RECEPTOR FAMILY 3-like, with amino-acid sequence MGCWNSDMNLYIFFFSMLIFGATFCVADTDPLDVAAINSLYVALGSPPLEGWKAIGGDPCLEQWEGVRCVFSNITALLLGGMSLSGQLGSNLDFPSIIELDLSNNQIGGAIPSTLSPTLRNLSLSANQLNGSIPDALSSLTQLSDLSLKDNHLKGEIPDAFLHFTDLVNMDLSGNNLSGQLPPSMGNLSSLTTLHLQNNQLSGTLFVLQDLALQDLNIENNIFSGPIPPELLSIPNLRKDGNPFNTTIIPSPPAASPAPLAMAPSPAISPWKVANNPSATTIKAPMPAIAERSFRTKKLVWIVGAGFLIFIALGVCLLMLWFFKRKPENKSYKKHNMNVYKRSLHKRTSSDSPFEATDDEEKGWSSKLPPLQPAPPHQLPIIPGENLIINRAIFGEATKRQIVTNSIKVYTVASLQQYTNSFSLENYIGEGMLGPVYRAELPDGKLLAVRKLNITASIGLNHEQFLQLASSVSKIQHANIVKLMGYCAEHSQHLLAYEYCSNGTLHDALHSDAKLQINLSWDDRIQVSLGAARALEYLHEYFQPPIVHGNFTSANVLLNDKLEVQVSDCGLVSLLSSGSSSRLSGHQLTGNGYSAPEYENGSYTLQSDVFSFGVVMLELLTGRKSYDSSLPRGEQFLVRWAIPQLHDIDALSKMVDPSLNGEYPKKSLSRFADIISSCIQHEPEFRPAMSEIVQDLLRMM